GCACGAAGCTGCGATCGAGCTTGAGCGTGCTGACCGGAAAGCGCTGCAGGTCACTCAGCGAGCAGTAGCCGGTGCCGAAATCATCGATGGCGATGCGCACTCCCAGGCCGCGCAACTCCCGGGTAGCGGCGACTGCCGTGTCGACGTCGCGCATCAGCTGGGTTTCGGTCAGCTCCAGCTCCAGCAGCCGCGGCGGATGCCCGCTGGCTTCGAGCGCAGCGGCGACCCGCTTGGCCAGTTCCGGTTGCTGCAGTTGCAGGGCGGACAGGTTCACCGCCATCTTCAGCTGCGGCAGGCCCTGTTGGTGCCAGGCGGCTGCCTGCGCGCAAGCCGTGCGGATCACCCATTCGCCGATCGGCACGATCAACCCGCTTTCTTCGGCCAGGGGGATGAAGTCATCCGGCGACAGCAGGCCGCGGCTGGGATGCTGCCAGCGCAGCAGCGCTTCGACGCCGAAGATTTCGCCGCTCGCCAGGGCGACGCAGGGCTGGTAGTGCAGCTGCAGCTGGTTGCGCTCCAGGGCGTGGTGCAGGTCGCCGGTCAACTCGATCCGGGAAACGCTGTCGGCGTTCATCTGCGCCTGGTAGGAACTGATGCTGTCGCGGCCATTGGCCTTGGCGCTGTACATCGCCGCATCGGCATTCATCAGCAGCAGTTCCGCCTCCTCGCCATTGTCGGGGTACAGGCTGATGCCGATGCTGCCGGTGACCAGCAGTTCCTGGCCGGCGATAAGGAAGGGGGTGCGCAACTCGCTGGCGACCCGTTCGGCCACCTCGTTGACGACGCCATCGTCGAGCCCGACAGCCTCGATCAGTAGCACGAATTCATCGCCGCTGATGCGCGCCACCGTGTCGCCTTCGCGTACACAGGCGCTGAGCCGTTCAGCCACGGTCTTCAAGAGTTCGTCGCCGGCCCCATGGCCGAGGCTGTCGTTGACCGCCTTGAACCGGTCCAGGTCGAGGAAGATCACCGCGAAGCGGCCTTGCGCGCGGTGGGCGTGGTGGATGGCCTGGGACAGGCGATCCTTCAGCAGGGCGCGGTTGGGCAGCCCGGTCAGCGGGTCGTGGGCGGCCATGTGGGACAGCTTGCGCGACTCTGCGGCGAGGGAGTCGGCCAGGCGCTTGGACTGGCGCAGCTGGGCGAAGAACAGCAGCAGCAACAGCAGGCCGCTGGCGGCGGGTGCGCCGAGCGTCCAGTAGCTGCTGTCATTGCCGTAGTGGCGGATGATCTGCTCGTTGCGCACTTCGCTGTTCATCAGGAACTGCTTGCCCAGTTCGAAAAAGCGCGACCTGATCGGGCGCAGCAGGCTCTGAATGGTGGAATACCTCAGGTCGTAGGGGTCCTGCCCGAGCTCCACCAGCAAGGGCTCGATCGACTCGAGGGTGACGGCGAGGCGTTCGACCAGCGTGCGCACATCGTCGAGCTCAAGCAGCTCCCGGTTGGCTTCTCCCTCCTGGAACGTCTGCACGCGACTCACGAGGATTTCGTAGTGCAGCGCGATGTCTTCCAGGGCTATCTGCCGGATCGGGTCCTTGAGCGTGTATTGACGCAGCGCGCGCATGAAGCGATCGACTTCGTCGTAGGTCTTGATCAGGCTGTGGGTGTGGTGGCCCATGCGCAGGCTGGAAATCACGTTGGCCTGGCCGATGTCCCGGTAGGACATATAGAGCGTGGCGATGAAGATCGCCAGTGCCAGCAGCAGCCGCCACATCCCGGTCTGCCGCCACCAGCGCCTGTCGGTGAGGGAGTCGATCAGCGGGCGCGCCACGTCGGCCTGGACAGGCTTCATTTGATGATCAGCCGACGCAGCTGCCAGGCCATCTTCTGGTCGGTTTCCAGGGAGCGCAATAGCGGATGGTCATCCTGGGGGTAGATGATCCACAGCGGGCCCTTGTCGCGAACCTTCATGTATTCGCCATTGCGCTTGTAGGCGATGATCACCGGGTAGTCGCGCAGGTCCTGCAGGGGCAGGGTGCTCTTGTAGTCATTCAGCGCCACGGCCTCGACACGGGTGCCCTGCTCGAGCAGCGCTGCCAGTAACGTGCTGGCGCGCACGCCGGTGAAGCTCTGCGGTCCATCGGTCCAGGAGGTGTGGGTGCGCAGGGTGGTGCTTTCCATGGCCTCGAGGGCGGCCAGGTCGTAGTCCCGCGAGATGCCATCCGGGCCGGACAGGGTGAGGATGGTCCTGCCTTGGGCATGGGCGCAGTGGGTGGCGAAGATGAGGAATGGAACGAGGAGGACGCGCAGTGCGGTGCTTGGGGACATTTTCTTCTCGGTAACTCCGCCGTCATAGGCGGCATGCCCTTAGACCGGTGGTTTTGCGTGCCCGGCTTTCGCGCGGGGTTGCCTTTTCTGGATGAAGTTGATGCGTCTCTGGCGGCAGCGATTCCCTGCTGGATTGACGTTCCTGTTTCAAGCGGCCATTGGCGTCAGGTTGTTGTTCGCAGCGGACGATGTGTCAATTCTGTGAACTGGTGCAAATTTTGCGGATCGGCGACCGCTCAGTCAACCGCCGCGCGTCACTCTACCCCCTGCCTCAACCTGCAATGGTTGGCAGCCAAGCCGGCCCATGGGGCGCGCCGTGTCACAGCGCCGGGAAAGCATCGCCAGCGGCAGGTTCGGCCTTCAGGTCGGTCAGCGGGGATAGAGCGGTGGCAGGCTCGACTCGGTCGTTGGCGTTTCGTTGGCGAGGGTGGTTGGCAGGCTGCGGATCGCCCGCCACAGGTCTTCGCCTTGCCAGTGCTGGCCGGCTTCGCTGTACAGCGCGCCATTGAGACCGTCGAGGGCATCGGACAGGGGCACGAAGCGCGCGGCCAGGTCGGCCAGGGTCTCGGGTTGCTGGCGCGCCCAGGCGTCGAGGGCGTGGCGCGTGGCGTGGGGGTCGTTGGCCAGGCAGGCGCGCTTGAGGTCGTCGAGCAGGGTGCGCGGGCTGGGGCCGGTCTGGCTGCCGCGCAGCACAGCCGGTTGGCGCCGGGCGTGCCACCACAGGCCGAAGCCGAGCAGGGTGGTCAGGGTCAGCAGCGCACTGCTCAGTTGCCAGGGCCAGAGTGCCGGACCCGGCTGGTAGTCGGGCACGGCCACTTCGGCGGGCAGCGGTTCCAGCTCCAGGCTGGGGTCGCGGGCGATGTTCAGGGTGCGCGCCGGCACGCTGCTGCGCTCCAGGCGATCTTCATGGGTGTTCCACCAGACCACTTCCACGGCCGGCAACTCGAACTGACCGCTGCGGTTGGGCACCAGGGCTTCACGCTCCTCGCGGCTGCCGATCAGGCCGCGCTCGTCGATCTGGTTGCTCAGCTGAGGCTGGTCGGGGTAGCGGCGCAGACCCTCGGCACTGGTCGCGGGCAAGGGCGGCAGTTGCGCGCTGGACAGGCCTTCGGCCTTGAGCATCAGGCTGCGGGTCAGTGAATCGCCGGCCTTGGCGCCCTGTGGCTCCGGGTTCCAGGCTTCGGACAGGCTCAGCGCGCGGGCGGGCAACCAGGGGGCGCCGCTCGGGTAGCTGTCCGGTTTGGCCCGGACCTTTAGGGGAATCTGCGGCGAGCGAACCCGGGTCACCTTGCCCGGGCGCGGGCCGAACGGCTGGTAGTCGTCACTGCTGGAGCGCTCGACCAGGGTCGCGCTGAACACCTGCGAGGGAATGGTCAGGTCGCCGCTGCGCTGGGGGAAGATCGCGTAGCGCAGCTCGATCACGCCGTGGCGGATGCCGTTGATGTCCTTCTCGTAGGTGCGCGGCTTGCCCAGCGCCTCGACACGGGCCTCGGGCATTTCCAGGGGGGTCAGGCTGCTGTCGTCGTACAGCGAAACGGAGTGATAGATGCGCAGGGTCAGTACGCTCTGCGCCTGCACGTAGACGCTTTCCTGATCCAGGCTGGCGTCGATGAACACCGGGGCCATGCGGCCGCCGCTCGCTTCGGCGGCGGACTTCTGCACATGCAGGGTGATCGGCTGGCTGTGCATTTCGCCCAGGCGCAACGGCGGTATCACCACGTAACCATTTTGCTTGGGTTGCAGGGTGATGACCCAGCGGGTCGTGGCCTGGGACTTCCCGTCGAGCGTGGTCAGGCGGTTGACCTGGCGGGTGCCGAGGACCTCGAAGAGTTTCTCCAGGGGCGCCAGTTCGGGTTTGCCGAACAGGGTGATGTCGCTCGATTCGAGGGTCAGCTCGACGGTTTCGCCGTCGCTCAGGCGCGTGCGGTCGACGCTGGCGCTCAAGCCCTGGGCGCTGGCCTGGAGGGTCAGCAGGGCGAGAAGCAGGGTACAGAGCAAGCGGGTCATCGAGTGGATTCCTGGCGTTGTTGCTGTTGATACCAGAATTTTCGCCTGAGCAGTTCCGCCGGGTCGTCCGGAATCTGTCGCAGCCATTGCTCCAGGGCCTGGCGCCGCTCGCCATCGAGGGGCTCGGCGGCGGCGAGCTGTTCTTCGCCGTCGGCCTGCTGGCCGGGCTCCTCCGGGGTCGGCGTTTCGCCTTCGCCCGGCTGCGGCGGTTGCTCGTCCTGGCCCGGTTGACCGGGGGGCGGACTGTCCGAGTCCTGGTCAGGCGTACTGTTCTGCGGCTGTTCGGAGGGCGCCTGGTTCGCCTGCTGCGGCTCGCTGCTCGGCTGTTCGGCGGGGGCTTGCCGGGGGGGCTGTTGCAGCAGTTGTTCGACCAGCGCCTTGTTCTTCTGTGCCTGGAGCAAGTCTGGCTGCAGCTCCAGGGCCTGGCTGTAGGCCTCTATCGCGGCCTCCAGTTCGTTGCTGTGGGCCAGGGCGTTGCCGCGATTGTAATGGGCCGCGGCACTATCGCCCTCGGCGAAGCGCTCGGCGGCGGCCGCGTAGTCGCCGGCCTGGTACAGGGCCAGGCCCTGCCATTGCGGGTCTTCGAAGTGCTTGGCGGCTTCGCCCGGGCGCTGGGCCTCCAGCAGGCGCTGGCCCTGCTGGTCGGGGCGCAGCCAGAGATCGTCCAGGGATGCGGCGAAGCCGGGCTGGGGCAGGCTCAGCAACATCAGTGGCAGGCAGAACAACCAGCCACGGCGTCCGGCGCAGGCCGCCAGCAGCAGCAGCGGCAGCAGCAGCCAGTAGCCCTGGTCAGACCAGGCGTGCAGGGGGGTGGGATCGCCGTCGCTGCGCAGCTGCTGCGGACGCTCGAGCAGGCCGAGGCTGCGCAGGTCTCGGTCGTTCAGGCTGACCCGCTGATAGCGTCCGCCGACATCCTGGGCCAGGCGGTTGAGGCTGGCGTTGTCCAGGCGCGGGATGAGGATCGCGCCCTGGCGATCCTTGAGGAAGCTGCCGTCCTCCTGAACGATGGGCGCGCCCTGGGGGGTACCGATGCCGAGTATGTGCAGGCGCTCGCGGCGGTCGTCGAGGGCGTCGCGGATGCCACGACGCTCCTGCTCATCCAGCGCACTGGCGATCAGCAGCAGGCGGCCCTGGCCCTGGCTGCCCTGGTCGAGCAGCTTCAGCGCCTTGGCCACGGCTCGATCGGCGCGTCGTCCCGGCTCGGGCATGATCGAGGGCTTGAGCGCCTCCAGCAGGTTGCGGCTGGTGGTCAGGTCGTCGGAGAGCGGCACCAGGGTGTGGGCGCTACCGGCGTAGACCACGATCGCGGTCTGCGCGTCACGGCGCGCCTCGAGCAGGTCGAGGACCTTGCGCCTGGCCTGCTCCAGGCGATTGGGCGCGGCGTCGCTGGCGAGCATCTCCGGGGTCAGTTCGAGCAGCACCACCAGCGGGTCGGCCGGTTTCAGCGTGCTCTGCTCCAGACGCTGCCAGCTGGGACCGAGCAGGGCGAGCAGGGCCAATAGCCAGGCCAGGCCCAGGGCGACCCAGGGTAGGCGGCTGGCCCGCCCTTTGCCGCCTCTGAGCAGGGCGGCGTGAAAAGCCGTGGGCAGCAGTTGGTGCCAGCGCCCCGCGCGTTTCTCGCGGTGCCAGAGCTTCCACAGCAGCCAGCACAGCAGCGGCGTCAGCAGCAGCCAGTAGGGGCGCAACCAGTGGGGCCACAGGGCGAACTCGATCACGAGCGTCTCCACCAGTTGGGCCGCGGGGGGCGCTGCAGCTGGAACCGCCGATAGGGCCCGTGCTCGGCGAGTACCAGCAGCAGGCTGAGCAGCAGGGCGACGCCCAGCGGCCAGGGGTAGAGCGCCAATGCCGGGCGGGCCAGGGTCGGTTGCTGGCTCACCGGCTCCAGGCGGTCGAGGCTGGCCTCGATGTGCCGCAGGTCATCGCCGTTGCGGGCGCGGAAGTATTCACCGCCGGTGGCTTCGGCGATGGCGTGCAGGGTGGGTTCATCCAGGTCCAGGCCCGGATTCAGGCCGAACAAACCGAGCACTCCGCCTTGTTGCGGGTCGGCGCCGATGCCGATCGGATAGATCTTCACGCCTTCCTCGGCGGCCAGGCCCGCGGCGGTGATCGGCTCTATCTCGCCGCCGGTATTGGCCCCGTCGGTGATCAGCACCAGCACCCGGCTGTCGCCCGGGCGCTGGCGCAGGCGCTTGACCGCCAGGCCGATGGCGTCGCCGATGGCGGTGTTCTTGCCGGCGATGCCGATCGGCGCTTCCTCCAGCCAGGTGCGCACGGTGCGGCGGTCGAAGGTCAGCGGCGCGTGCAGGTAGGCCTGACTGCCGAACAGGATCAGGCCGACCCTATCGCCGCGGCGGTCCTCGATGAAATCGCCGAGCAGCTGTTTGACCAGGGTCAGGCGACTGACCTCCTCGTCTTCCCAGCGCATGTCGGCATAGTCCATGGAACCCGACACATCCACCGCCAGCAGCAGGTCGCGGCCGCTGGCCGGCAGCGGCAGCGGCTCGCCCACCCACTCCGGGCGCGCGGCGGCGGTGAGCAGCAGCAGCCACAACAGGGCGAACGGCGCCTGCTGGCGCCAGGCCGGCAGGCGCGCGCGGGCGCGGCGACCGGCGAGGGCTTCGAGTTCGTCGAGAAAGCTGACCCTGAGCGCCGCCTCGCCGCTGTCCGCCGCCGGCAGGATCAGGCGCATCAGCCAGGGCAGGGGCGCGAGCAGGAACAGCCAGGGCCAGACGAACTCAAACATGCTTGCGAATCCAGGTGGCGACGGCCTGATTGAGCCCGTCGATGGCCTTGTCGTCGAGGATGCAGTGGGGGCGGTAGGCACCTTCGACCAGAATCATCCAGCGGGTCAGGCCGGCTGCGGGGCAGCGGTTGTCGAGGTAGGCCAGCCAGGCCCGACTGGTCAGGGTGTGGCTGTGGCTCTGCGGGTAGCGTTGCCGGCACAGGCGCTTGAGCAGGCCGTTGAGCTGCTGCAGCCAGGGCCCGGCTTCGACGCCGTAGTAGGGCTTGCTGAGCCGCTCCAGCTCGGCCAGGGCCGCCTGGCGCACGGGATCGAGCTGCTCGGCGTTCGCTGCCCCTTTCCTGCGCGGCAGCCACCTGAACAGCCGGACCAGGGCCCAGAGCAGCACCGGCAGGAGCAGGGCGAGCAGCCACCAGCCGGGCGCGGGCGGCCACCAGCCGATGGGCGCTGGCTCGATCAGCGGCTCGAGCTGGTCCAGCGGGTTCACGATTGCTTCCTTGGCTGCTGCACATTGAGGTGGTTGCGCAGCTGCTCGACCATCTCGCCCTGGGTGCTGAGCGGCAGCAACGGCACGCTGAGCTTCTGCGCCAGGCGTTGCCAGCGGGCCCGGCGCGCTTCGCCCAGGGCGCGATAGGCCTGGCGCAGCCCGTCGTCGTAGGTGTCGAGCTCGAGCTCCGCGCCATGTTCGGCGAAGCGCAGCAGTCCGGCGGCAGGCAGGGCGTGGTCGAGCGGATCGGACAGTGGCAGCAGAAGCAGGTCGGTGTGGCGTGCCAGCAGCTGTAATTGCTGCTCGCTGCTGTCGTTCAGGGTGCGCTCGTCGCACAGCAGCACCACCAGGCTGCCGGGGCGCAGCACCTCGCGGGCACGGCGCAGCGCCAGACCGAGGTCATCGCGGCGCGGCTGCAGCTCAGTGTGCAGCGCCTGGTTGGCCTGGGCCAGGCGGTTGAGCAGCTGAAGCAGGCTCTGTTTGCTGCGCCGCGGCTTGATTTCGTGTTGCTCGTGGTCGCCGAACACCAGGCCGCCGATGCGATCGTTATTGCCCAGGGCGGCCCAGCCGATCAGGCTGGCAGCCTGGGCGGCCAGCACCGACTTGAACACCAGGCCGGAGCCGAAGAACAGCCGCTGGCTCTGCTCGACCAACAGATAGATGGGCCGTTCGCGCTCCTCGTGGAACAGCTTGGTGTGCGGCTCCTGGGTGCGTGCGGTCACCCGCCAGTCGATGGTGCGCACGTCATCCCCGGCCTGGTACACGCGCACCTGGTCGAAGTCCACGCCGCGTCCGCGCAGTTTGGAGTGATGCAGGCCGATCAGCGGGCTGCGTCGCGCTGGCGTGGAGAACAGCTGCACTTCACGTACGCGGTGACGCATCTCGATCAGCTCGGCGAGATTGACCCGCACGCCAGGTTGCGTCGGCAGGGCGTGCATGGGGCTCAAGCGACGGCGACCACATCGAGAATGCGCTGCACCACGCGATCCTGGTCGACGCCGGCGGCTTCCGCCTCGAACGACAGGATGATGCGGTGGCGCAGCACGTCGAACAGCACCGCCTGGATGTCTTCCGGGCTGACGAAGTCGCGCCCGGCCAGCCAGGCGTGGGCCCGCGCGCAGCGATCCAGGGCGATGGTGCCGCGCGGGCTGGCGCCGTAGGCGATCCACTCGGCCAGCTCCAGGTCGTACTTGGCCGGGGTGCGCGAGGCCATCACCAATTGCACCAGGTACTCCTCCACGGCATCGGCCATGTACAGGCCGAGAATCTCGCGGCGGGCGACGAAGATCGCCTGCTGGCTGACCCGCTGCTCCGGTTTCGACTCGCCGTGCAGCGCCTCGCCGCGCGCCTGCAGGAGAATCTTGCGCTCCACCGCGGCGTCCGGAAAGCCGATGCGCACGTGCATCAGGAAGCGGTCGAGCTGGGCTTCCGGCAGCGGGTAGGTGCCTTCCTGCTCGATCGGGTTCTGCGTGGCCATGACCAGGAACAGTGGCGACAGCTCGTAGGTACTGCGGCCCACGCTGACCTGGCGCTCGGCCATGGCCTCGAGCAGCGCCGACTGGACCTTGGCCGGGGCACGGTTGATTTCATCGGCCAGCACCAGGTTGTGGAAGATCGGCCCCTGCTGGAAGGCGAAGCTGCCGGTTTCCGGGCGATAGATCTCGGTGCCGGTGATGTCGGCGGGCAAAAGGTCGGGGGTGAACTGGATGCGGTGGAACTCGGCCTCGATGCCTTCGGCCAGCTCCTTGATCGCCTTGGTCTTGGCCAGGCCCGGAGCACCTTCGACCAACATGTGGCCGTCGGCCAGCAAGGCGATCAGCAGGCGTTCGATGAGCTTTTCCTGGCCAAGGATCTGGCTCGAAAGAAAGTGTCGCAGGGCGACGAGCGCTTCACGGTGTTCCATCATCGGGCTCTTTGCTGGAGGGGGCGCGTCGTGCCGGACGCGGCGGCGGCCTAGACTTTAATGCATTTGCCGCGGTGGCGGCTATGCGCGGCTCGGCATCCCCGCTCGGGCAGTGCGGCGCGCCTAGGCTTTTGCGTTCCGGGGGCAGCCGTGAAAGAAAATGTCGCAGCGCCAGAAGCGCTGTGGGGGCCTGCCTCGTTAAGCTCGTCGGGCAAATGTGACCAGTAAGTCTTGGCCCTGGCCCGCGTTCTGAAGTCGCCCGGTCGGGGTACAGGCCGCTTCATGAACTAACGTTGAACTACAACGGTGCGGCGTCAGTCACTGTCCACGACTGCCCCAGTTGAATCACGAGCCAAACGGAGCACAACCATGGCGTTCTTCACGGCTGCCAGCAAAGCCGACTTCCAGCAACAACTGCAAGCGGCCTTGGCGCAGCACGTCAGCGAGCAAGCCCTGCCTCAGATCAGTCTGTTCGCCGAGCGATTCTTCGGCATCATTTCTCTCGAGGAACTCACCGAGCGGCGTCTCTCCGACCTGGTCGGCTGCACGCTGTCGGCCTGGCGCCTGCTGTCGCATTTCGAACCCGGGCACACCGAGGTGCGGGTGTTCAACCCGGACTACGAGCGCCACGGCTGGCAGTCGACCCATACCGCTGTGGAAGTCCTGCACCGCGACCAGCCCTTCCTGGTCGACTCGGTGCGCATGGAGCTGAATCGCCGTGGCTACAGTATCCATACCCTGCAGAACAGCGTGCTCAACGTGCGCCGCAATGCCGCTGGCGAGCTGCTCGAGCTGCTGCCCAAGAGCGGCCAGGCCGACGACATGCAGCTCGACGCGCTGATGTACCTGGAGATCGATCGTTGCGCCACCCAGGCCGAGCTGCGCACCCTGGAAGCGGCGTTGCAGGAGGTGCTCGGCGACGTGCGCCTGGCGGTCGCCGACTTCGAGCCGATGAAGGCCAAGGCCCATGAACTGCTGGCCTGGCTGGACAAGGCCAAGCTCAAGGCCGATGCCAGTGAGGTGGATGAGGTCAAGGTGTACCTCACCTGGCTGCTGGACAACCATTTCACCTTCCTCGGCTACGAGGAGTTCTCTGTCGTCGATGAAGCCGGCGGCGGCGCCATCCTGTACGACGAGAAGTCCCTGCTGGGCCTGTCCAAGAGCCTGCGCGGCGGGCTGAAGAGCGACGAACTGCATATCGAGCCGGAAGCGGTCAGCTACCTGCGCGAGCCGCTGCTGCTGTCCTTCGCCAAGGCCTCGCAGACCAGTCGCGTGCACCGTCCGGCCTATCCGGATTTCGTCTCCATCCGCGAGCTGAACAACAAGGGCCAGGTGGTCAAGGAGTGCCGCTTCATGGGCCTCTACACCTCCTCGGTGTACGCCGTCAGCGTCAATCGCATTCCCTATATCCGCCGCAAGGTCGACGAGATCATTCGCCGTTCCGGTTTCGACAGCAAGGGGCATCAGGGCAAGGAACTCGAGCAGGTGCTCGAGGTGCTGCCGCGCGACGACCTGTTCCAGACCCCGCTCGACGACCTGTTCAGCACCACCATGAGCATCGTGCAGATTCAGGAGCGCAACAAGCTGCGGGTGTTCGTGCGCAAGGATCCCTACGGGCGGTTCTATTACTGCCTGGCCTATGTGCCGCGGGACATCTATTCGACCGAGATCCGCCAGAAGATCCAGCAGGTGCTGATGGAGCGCCTGCAGGCCAGCGATTGCGAATTCTGGACCTTCTTCTCCGAGTCGGTGCTGGCGCGGGTGCAGTTCATTCTGCGGGTCGACCCCAAGAACAAGGTGCAGATCGATCCCCAGCGCCTCGAGCAGGAGGTGATCCAGGCCTGCCGCTCTTGGAAGGACGAC
The genomic region above belongs to Pseudomonas benzenivorans and contains:
- a CDS encoding putative bifunctional diguanylate cyclase/phosphodiesterase, with protein sequence MKPVQADVARPLIDSLTDRRWWRQTGMWRLLLALAIFIATLYMSYRDIGQANVISSLRMGHHTHSLIKTYDEVDRFMRALRQYTLKDPIRQIALEDIALHYEILVSRVQTFQEGEANRELLELDDVRTLVERLAVTLESIEPLLVELGQDPYDLRYSTIQSLLRPIRSRFFELGKQFLMNSEVRNEQIIRHYGNDSSYWTLGAPAASGLLLLLLFFAQLRQSKRLADSLAAESRKLSHMAAHDPLTGLPNRALLKDRLSQAIHHAHRAQGRFAVIFLDLDRFKAVNDSLGHGAGDELLKTVAERLSACVREGDTVARISGDEFVLLIEAVGLDDGVVNEVAERVASELRTPFLIAGQELLVTGSIGISLYPDNGEEAELLLMNADAAMYSAKANGRDSISSYQAQMNADSVSRIELTGDLHHALERNQLQLHYQPCVALASGEIFGVEALLRWQHPSRGLLSPDDFIPLAEESGLIVPIGEWVIRTACAQAAAWHQQGLPQLKMAVNLSALQLQQPELAKRVAAALEASGHPPRLLELELTETQLMRDVDTAVAATRELRGLGVRIAIDDFGTGYCSLSDLQRFPVSTLKLDRSFVHNALSKPSAAAIARSAIGLGRNLELEVLAEGIETPEQLAFLRAHHCDAGQGYLFSRPLPAADIASLLRESRAA
- a CDS encoding molybdopterin-dependent oxidoreductase; this translates as MSPSTALRVLLVPFLIFATHCAHAQGRTILTLSGPDGISRDYDLAALEAMESTTLRTHTSWTDGPQSFTGVRASTLLAALLEQGTRVEAVALNDYKSTLPLQDLRDYPVIIAYKRNGEYMKVRDKGPLWIIYPQDDHPLLRSLETDQKMAWQLRRLIIK
- a CDS encoding BatD family protein, which produces MTRLLCTLLLALLTLQASAQGLSASVDRTRLSDGETVELTLESSDITLFGKPELAPLEKLFEVLGTRQVNRLTTLDGKSQATTRWVITLQPKQNGYVVIPPLRLGEMHSQPITLHVQKSAAEASGGRMAPVFIDASLDQESVYVQAQSVLTLRIYHSVSLYDDSSLTPLEMPEARVEALGKPRTYEKDINGIRHGVIELRYAIFPQRSGDLTIPSQVFSATLVERSSSDDYQPFGPRPGKVTRVRSPQIPLKVRAKPDSYPSGAPWLPARALSLSEAWNPEPQGAKAGDSLTRSLMLKAEGLSSAQLPPLPATSAEGLRRYPDQPQLSNQIDERGLIGSREEREALVPNRSGQFELPAVEVVWWNTHEDRLERSSVPARTLNIARDPSLELEPLPAEVAVPDYQPGPALWPWQLSSALLTLTTLLGFGLWWHARRQPAVLRGSQTGPSPRTLLDDLKRACLANDPHATRHALDAWARQQPETLADLAARFVPLSDALDGLNGALYSEAGQHWQGEDLWRAIRSLPTTLANETPTTESSLPPLYPR
- a CDS encoding VWA domain-containing protein, which translates into the protein MEFALWPHWLRPYWLLLTPLLCWLLWKLWHREKRAGRWHQLLPTAFHAALLRGGKGRASRLPWVALGLAWLLALLALLGPSWQRLEQSTLKPADPLVVLLELTPEMLASDAAPNRLEQARRKVLDLLEARRDAQTAIVVYAGSAHTLVPLSDDLTTSRNLLEALKPSIMPEPGRRADRAVAKALKLLDQGSQGQGRLLLIASALDEQERRGIRDALDDRRERLHILGIGTPQGAPIVQEDGSFLKDRQGAILIPRLDNASLNRLAQDVGGRYQRVSLNDRDLRSLGLLERPQQLRSDGDPTPLHAWSDQGYWLLLPLLLLAACAGRRGWLFCLPLMLLSLPQPGFAASLDDLWLRPDQQGQRLLEAQRPGEAAKHFEDPQWQGLALYQAGDYAAAAERFAEGDSAAAHYNRGNALAHSNELEAAIEAYSQALELQPDLLQAQKNKALVEQLLQQPPRQAPAEQPSSEPQQANQAPSEQPQNSTPDQDSDSPPPGQPGQDEQPPQPGEGETPTPEEPGQQADGEEQLAAAEPLDGERRQALEQWLRQIPDDPAELLRRKFWYQQQQRQESTR
- a CDS encoding vWA domain-containing protein — translated: MFEFVWPWLFLLAPLPWLMRLILPAADSGEAALRVSFLDELEALAGRRARARLPAWRQQAPFALLWLLLLTAAARPEWVGEPLPLPASGRDLLLAVDVSGSMDYADMRWEDEEVSRLTLVKQLLGDFIEDRRGDRVGLILFGSQAYLHAPLTFDRRTVRTWLEEAPIGIAGKNTAIGDAIGLAVKRLRQRPGDSRVLVLITDGANTGGEIEPITAAGLAAEEGVKIYPIGIGADPQQGGVLGLFGLNPGLDLDEPTLHAIAEATGGEYFRARNGDDLRHIEASLDRLEPVSQQPTLARPALALYPWPLGVALLLSLLLVLAEHGPYRRFQLQRPPRPNWWRRS
- a CDS encoding DUF4381 domain-containing protein, which gives rise to MNPLDQLEPLIEPAPIGWWPPAPGWWLLALLLPVLLWALVRLFRWLPRRKGAANAEQLDPVRQAALAELERLSKPYYGVEAGPWLQQLNGLLKRLCRQRYPQSHSHTLTSRAWLAYLDNRCPAAGLTRWMILVEGAYRPHCILDDKAIDGLNQAVATWIRKHV
- a CDS encoding DUF58 domain-containing protein; the protein is MHALPTQPGVRVNLAELIEMRHRVREVQLFSTPARRSPLIGLHHSKLRGRGVDFDQVRVYQAGDDVRTIDWRVTARTQEPHTKLFHEERERPIYLLVEQSQRLFFGSGLVFKSVLAAQAASLIGWAALGNNDRIGGLVFGDHEQHEIKPRRSKQSLLQLLNRLAQANQALHTELQPRRDDLGLALRRAREVLRPGSLVVLLCDERTLNDSSEQQLQLLARHTDLLLLPLSDPLDHALPAAGLLRFAEHGAELELDTYDDGLRQAYRALGEARRARWQRLAQKLSVPLLPLSTQGEMVEQLRNHLNVQQPRKQS
- a CDS encoding AAA family ATPase; this encodes MEHREALVALRHFLSSQILGQEKLIERLLIALLADGHMLVEGAPGLAKTKAIKELAEGIEAEFHRIQFTPDLLPADITGTEIYRPETGSFAFQQGPIFHNLVLADEINRAPAKVQSALLEAMAERQVSVGRSTYELSPLFLVMATQNPIEQEGTYPLPEAQLDRFLMHVRIGFPDAAVERKILLQARGEALHGESKPEQRVSQQAIFVARREILGLYMADAVEEYLVQLVMASRTPAKYDLELAEWIAYGASPRGTIALDRCARAHAWLAGRDFVSPEDIQAVLFDVLRHRIILSFEAEAAGVDQDRVVQRILDVVAVA